The following coding sequences lie in one Xylocopa sonorina isolate GNS202 chromosome 7, iyXylSono1_principal, whole genome shotgun sequence genomic window:
- the Rrp6 gene encoding exosome component Rrp6 produces MDPAEDWSGDCPLSENETEENENQEVNGVIPGYASFHDYVQEAFDAIKLGIKAANSLPIESNFNYYSCFPSFLKANNENAKLLLNVMQHVLGVANVKSNILHRDVQEKFDLLLEANDTLLDRANALMDEECGVSKNSEVELIVTRAKKQPINGSWNDYQVSQSSRITDNEQSVRLLAGKNIQRPQLMFKDKIDNSSKPWCPRIKDKPNSLKPLAIYLEEGETGEVFNHPYEYELDMFVPPEEQLKKSAPSKYKSLEETRLITIKEPSDLKLLLEDLKRYKEIAVDLEHHSYRSFQGITCLMQISTVDTDYLIDTLSLRSELHELNEIFTKPTILKVFHGADLDIQWLQRDLSLYVVNMFDTHQAAKQLNLPYLSLAYLLKRYCNVDPDKHYQMADWRIRPLPEKLMKYAREDTHYLLYIKDILKNALIDLANGQSNILKAVYDRSTEICKKTYVKPVWTEDSFMSIYRKSQKMFNNKQLYALRELHKWRDHTAREEDDSTGYVLPNHMLLNMAETLPREMQGILACCDSIPPLVRQNLLKLHKIILKAREQPLIKPVLEDLRQRLTQRNPITNSEAWIYSPHDIPSDTEARADLPCLLDRDNTLDSPIVNAAVKHAITVFDSPVTSENEEIEKDELKDNTDKKFVFVSPFERYKRVIPMIAEEEARERERQEEENRLNNAEIEKEDIAESKKNVHEHFKQVSEMMAKGKVATRSKKSSQISLSQMQGRKRKRDANINKQDETKEEEAKEKNRNTEEDVTAREQGQTSNDKAINSMRARKKGDKKQVIKDLEQKGMMPSEIFDYKLVDFTSFQGGSKNDSGQVNHFQDAVKRKKERTRKKKKQKLNI; encoded by the exons ATGGATCCTGCGGAAGATTGGAGCGGTGATTGCCCACTATCCGAAAATGAAACCGAAGAAAACGAGAATCAAGAAGTTAACGGAGTCATACCCGGCTATGCGAGTTTCCATGATTACGTTCAG GAAGCGTTCGATGCCATAAAACTTGGGATCAAAGCTGCCAACAGTTTACCAATTGAATCCAATTTCAACTATTACTCGTGTTTTCCCAGTTTTCTGAAAGCTAACAATGAGAACGCCAAACTGCTGTTAAACGTTATGCAGCACGTGCTGGGAGTAGCAAACGTGAAAAGCAACATTTTGCATCGCGACGTTCAAGAAAAATTTGATCTTTTACTAGAGGCAAACGACACGCTCCTGGATCGGGCT AACGCTTTGATGGACGAAGAGTGTGGCGTTAGCAAAAATTCAGAAGTGGAACTAATAGTGACCCGTGCTAAAAAACAACCGATCAACGGTAGCTGGAACGACTATCAAGTTAGCCAGTCGTCGCGAATCACCGATAATGAACAGTCTGTACGTTTATTGGCTGGTAAAAACATTCAGAGGCCTCAGCTAATGTTTAAAGATAAAATTGATAACAGCTCGAAACCTTGGTGCCCTAGGATTAAAGACAAACCAAACTCTTTGAAACCATTGGCTATTTATTTGGAAGAAGGTGAAACTGGCGAGGTGTTCAATCATCCTTACGAGTACGAACTGGATATGTTTGTACCCCCCGAAGAGCAGTTAAAAAAATCTGCACCATCAAAGTATAAATCGTTGGAAGAAACTCGACTGATAACAATTAAGGAGCCATCCGATTTGAAATTATTACTAGAAGATCTAAAGCGATACAAAGAGATTGCTGTGGACTTGGAGCATCATTCTTACAGGAGTTTCCAAGGAATAACTTGCTTAATGCAAATTTCAACGGTCGATACAGATTATTTGATAGATACTCTGTCATTGCGATCCGAATTGCACGAGCTGAACGAGATTTTTACCAAACCTACGATATTGAAGGTCTTTCATGGAGCGGATTTAGATATTCAGTGGCTTCAAAGAGATTTGTCTTTGTACGTGGTGAACATGTTTGATACGCACCAAGCGGCGAAGCAACTCAACTTACCGTATTTAAGTTTAGCGTATTTACTGAAACGATATTGTAACGTCGATCCTGACAAACATTATCAAATGGCTGATTGGCGTATAAGACCTTTACCGGAAAAGCTTATGAAATATGCTCGAGAGGATACGCATTATTTGTTATATATAAAAGATATTTTGAAGAACGCTTTAATTGATTTGGCCAATGGACAAAGTAATATTTTAAAAGCCGTTTACGACAGAAGTACGGAGATTTGCAAAAAGACTTACGTAAAACCAGTCTGGACAGAGGATAGTTTTATGAGTATCTATCGAAAGAGCCAAAAAATGTTTAACAATAAGCAATTGTACGCTTTAAGGGAGTTGCACAAATGGCGGGATCACACCGCCAGAGAAGAGGACGATAGTACTGGTTACGTTTTACCGAATCATATGCTTCTGAACATGGCCGAAACGTTACCACGTGAGATGCAGGGAATTCTGGCATGCTGCGACTCTATTCCTCCTTTGGTTAGACAGAATTTACTGAAACTGCACAAGATAATATTAAAAGCAAGGGAACAGCCGCTCATTAAACCAGTTCTGGAAGATCTCAGGCAGCGACTAACCCAAAGAAATCCTATTACAAACTCAGAGGCCTGGATCTACTCTCCTCACGATATTCCAAGCGATACGGAAGCAAGAGCTGATTTGCCATGTTTGTTAGACAGGGACAATACGTTAGATTCGCCGATTGTAAATGCCGCGGTAAAGCACGCGATAACTGTTTTCGATAGTCCAGTTACGTCCGAG AACGAGGAGATAGAAAAGGACGAGCTTAAAGACAATACGGATAAAAAATTTGTTTTTGTAAGTCCATTTGAACGATATAAACGGGTAATACCTATGATAGCGGAAGAAGAGGCGCGAGAACGGGAAAGGCAGGAGGAAGAAAATCGTTTAAACAATGCCGAAATTGAGAAAGAGGATATAGCGGAGAGCAAGAAAAATGTTCACGAGCATTTTAAGCAAGTTTCTGAAATGATGGCGAAGGGAAAAGTCGCGACGCGATCAAAAAAATCATCTCAAATTTCTTTAAGTCAAATGCAAGGACGTAAAAGAAAACGAGACGCGAATATCAACAAACAAGATGAAACGAAGGAAGAGGAAGCTAAAG AGAAAAATCGAAACACAGAAGAAGATGTAACAGCAAGAGAACAGGGACAGACTTCGAACGATAAAGCTATTAATTCGATGCG AGCAAGGAAAAAGGGGGATAAAAAACAAGTGATTAAAGATTTAGAGCAAAAGGGTATGATGCCGTCAGAAATATTCGATTATAAACTCGTAGACTTTACTAGTTTCCAAGGAGGTAGTAAAAACGACTCCGGCCAAGTAAACCACTTCCAAGACGCAGTG aagaggaagaaggagagaacgcggaagaagaagaagcaaaaATTGAACATATAA